TATTAAGGATCTCGTCTATTACCGTTGGTATGAGAAAGCGTGGGAGGCACTACAAAAATATTCTTCGGAAGATGAAGAGGTTTTACTGCTGAAAGCCAGAGCCCTTGCGGGGATGAAACACTATGATGAAGCACTTCCTTTGTTTCGTGATTTAGTTCTTCATGCCGACTCCCCCAAAATAAGACATGAGGCACTGTTGAAAGAGGCAATGGCATTGACAAAGCTGAAACGCTATTCCGAAGCCTTGAAAAAATACAAACGGCTCATCGCTCAGGAAGGAAAATCAAAGAAAAAGAATCTTGTCTGGAGGACTGCGAAGACAGCAATTGAAGCAAAAGATTACACAGAAGTTTTAAAAATGCTGGGAGGTTTATCCGGACCGGAGGTCCTTTGGTGGAAAGGCTGGGCTCATTTTCAAATGCAACATTACCGTCTCGCTTTGCAAAGTTGGGACCGGATTCGCGGATCAGGAACTGTGGTGCGCGTAAAGAAGCGCCGTGGTCGTCATCGAGTGGTGCAAAAAATAAAGAGTGGAGGCGCCTTGCCGTCGCAAGTCCTTTATTGGAAGGCAATGGCCTTGAAACGGTCCGGACAGGATGAAGAAGCTACGGGATTGCTTCAACAAGTAGTTTCAAAATATCCGGTCTCTTACTATGCAGTTTTATCCTTGGCGGCTCTTTATCCTGATGAATCCGATTTTGAAGCGGCCATAAAATCTCTTTGGAAAGAAAATACGAATGGAAAATTTTTGGGACTCTATCCGAGGAAATATGCAATCGTGATTGAAAAAGAATCGAAACAAAAAGGGCTTGATCC
This genomic window from Deltaproteobacteria bacterium contains:
- a CDS encoding transglycosylase SLT domain-containing protein translates to MDHGLWTKYKKYMVHGLWSMVLFFVFVDFSSAVFAKSLPPILQVIQKGPADLDDIKDLVYYRWYEKAWEALQKYSSEDEEVLLLKARALAGMKHYDEALPLFRDLVLHADSPKIRHEALLKEAMALTKLKRYSEALKKYKRLIAQEGKSKKKNLVWRTAKTAIEAKDYTEVLKMLGGLSGPEVLWWKGWAHFQMQHYRLALQSWDRIRGSGTVVRVKKRRGRHRVVQKIKSGGALPSQVLYWKAMALKRSGQDEEATGLLQQVVSKYPVSYYAVLSLAALYPDESDFEAAIKSLWKENTNGKFLGLYPRKYAIVIEKESKQKGLDPNLAFALIWQESRFQESVISPTGAIGLMQLMPQTALQVANGAKLKNFDLPSIFEPAVNIHLGILYMKFLKELFFDQLPYAIASYNAGEEAVSRWLSLRDHDSMEVFIEEIPFAETQNYTRKVLLAYWMCRWLYEGKTPERFTPNSTGH